One Rhizobiales bacterium GAS188 DNA window includes the following coding sequences:
- a CDS encoding NADH-FMN oxidoreductase RutF, flavin reductase (DIM6/NTAB) family translates to MGIAIRDLSLAQAQPLQELFRSAMRGLAGAVSIITVGTDEDRTGLTATSVSSLSVEPPSLIVSVNRNSSSWSALKRDGSFAVNILQARHAAIAERFSGRGGLKGAARYDGASWITLATGAPILEDALAAFDCEVEEMIERHSHAIVIGKVVAVRLAEEAEPLIYWRGGYLPISPT, encoded by the coding sequence ATGGGAATCGCGATCCGAGATCTCAGCCTCGCGCAGGCGCAGCCGCTGCAAGAGCTCTTCCGCTCCGCCATGCGCGGTCTCGCGGGCGCCGTCAGCATCATCACGGTCGGGACCGATGAGGACCGCACCGGCCTGACCGCGACTTCGGTGTCTTCTCTCTCGGTCGAGCCCCCTTCACTCATCGTCAGCGTCAACCGCAACTCCTCATCCTGGTCGGCGCTCAAGCGTGATGGCAGCTTCGCGGTCAATATCCTGCAGGCGCGCCACGCCGCGATCGCGGAACGCTTCTCCGGCCGCGGCGGCCTCAAGGGCGCGGCGCGCTATGACGGAGCGAGCTGGATCACGCTTGCGACCGGCGCTCCCATCCTCGAGGATGCGCTCGCCGCCTTCGACTGTGAGGTCGAGGAGATGATCGAGCGCCACTCGCACGCGATCGTCATCGGCAAGGTGGTCGCGGTGCGGCTCGCCGAAGAGGCCGAGCCGCTGATCTACTGGCGCGGCGGCTACCTTCCCATTAGCCCCACTTGA
- a CDS encoding sulfonate transport system ATP-binding protein — MTSLVLAGAPAATAERTARGLAITARGLTKSFGNNKVICGLDLHVPSGQFLAIVGRSGCGKSTFLRLLAGLEQPSGGDFWFDDGEPGAAPRDSVRVMFQEHRLLPWARVLGNVEVGLGADRSPPRAADRAVEALRAVDLEARARAWPSVLSGGQKQRVALARALVSRPRFLALDEPLGALDALTRIGMQRLIERVWLEQKFTAILVTHDVTEALMLADRIVLIENGAIALDTAIDLPRPRRRGSVELALLEERILRRLLREDIARAEYVI; from the coding sequence ATGACTAGCCTTGTGCTTGCAGGAGCGCCGGCCGCAACCGCTGAACGGACGGCGCGCGGCCTCGCCATCACGGCGCGTGGCCTTACCAAGAGTTTTGGCAACAACAAGGTCATATGTGGGCTCGACCTGCATGTGCCTTCAGGCCAGTTCCTGGCGATCGTCGGGCGCAGCGGTTGCGGCAAGAGCACCTTCCTGCGGCTGCTCGCGGGCCTGGAGCAGCCGAGCGGCGGCGATTTCTGGTTCGACGATGGCGAGCCAGGCGCAGCCCCGCGCGACAGCGTGCGCGTCATGTTCCAGGAGCATCGTCTTCTGCCCTGGGCACGGGTGCTGGGCAATGTCGAGGTTGGGCTCGGCGCCGACCGCTCCCCGCCGCGCGCCGCGGACCGCGCCGTGGAAGCCTTGCGAGCCGTCGATCTCGAGGCGCGGGCGCGCGCCTGGCCGTCGGTGCTGTCGGGCGGGCAGAAGCAGCGCGTCGCCCTGGCGCGTGCGCTCGTCAGCCGGCCGCGCTTCCTCGCACTCGACGAACCGCTCGGCGCGCTCGACGCGCTCACACGCATCGGCATGCAACGATTGATCGAGCGCGTCTGGCTCGAGCAGAAATTCACCGCCATCCTCGTCACTCACGACGTCACCGAGGCGCTGATGCTCGCCGACCGCATCGTGCTGATCGAGAACGGCGCGATCGCGCTCGACACAGCCATCGACCTGCCGCGCCCGCGGCGGCGCGGCTCGGTCGAGCTCGCTCTGCTCGAGGAACGAATCTTGCGTCGCCTGCTGCGCGAAGACATCGCGCGTGCCGAATACGTCATCTGA
- a CDS encoding Phosphoglycerate dehydrogenase, with protein sequence MSKLRVFITSPLEPKHVERIRAVDPSRLDILYEPDLLPRTRYVGDHVGLASFVRSADQERRWREALAAAEIFWDLPRKREDVALAQRLRWVQTTSTGVGQSIKALGLQASEVLVTTARGVHAGPLAEFVFMALLAHWRQLPHLQVEQRRHGWVRYCGDEVAGRRIAIIGAGDLARGIAQRARAFEMSTVAIARHAEKGRAHNTLFDEVRPRGDLHAVLAEADAMVVTVPHTPETERMIDDAAFAAMKPGSAFVNIARGQVIDEDALIRHLRNGHIGYAALDVATIEPLPSDSPLWDMPNVLISPHSASTVRAENAKITEIFCWNLRCWLDGHLERMRNVLDKALMY encoded by the coding sequence ATGTCCAAGCTTCGCGTCTTCATCACCTCGCCGCTCGAGCCCAAGCATGTCGAGCGCATCCGTGCCGTCGATCCGTCGCGGCTCGATATCCTCTATGAGCCCGATCTCCTGCCGCGCACGCGCTATGTCGGAGACCATGTGGGGCTTGCCTCCTTCGTCCGCAGCGCCGATCAGGAGCGACGCTGGCGCGAGGCGCTCGCCGCCGCCGAGATCTTCTGGGACCTGCCGCGCAAGCGCGAGGATGTCGCCCTGGCGCAGCGCCTCAGATGGGTCCAGACCACCAGCACCGGCGTTGGACAGAGCATCAAGGCGCTCGGCCTGCAGGCGAGCGAGGTGCTGGTGACCACGGCGCGCGGCGTGCATGCGGGCCCGCTCGCCGAGTTCGTGTTCATGGCGCTCCTCGCCCATTGGCGGCAACTGCCGCATCTCCAGGTCGAGCAGCGCCGCCATGGCTGGGTGCGCTACTGCGGCGACGAGGTCGCGGGGCGGCGCATCGCCATCATCGGCGCCGGCGATCTGGCGCGTGGCATCGCCCAGCGCGCCCGTGCCTTCGAGATGAGCACGGTCGCCATCGCTCGCCATGCCGAAAAAGGGCGCGCCCACAATACGCTCTTCGATGAGGTCCGGCCGCGCGGCGACCTGCATGCCGTCCTCGCCGAAGCAGACGCCATGGTGGTGACCGTGCCGCATACGCCCGAGACCGAGCGCATGATCGATGACGCGGCCTTCGCAGCGATGAAACCCGGCAGCGCCTTCGTCAATATCGCGCGCGGCCAGGTGATCGACGAAGACGCTCTAATCCGGCACTTGCGCAATGGCCATATCGGCTATGCGGCGCTCGATGTGGCGACGATCGAGCCACTGCCCTCGGACAGCCCCTTATGGGACATGCCGAACGTGCTGATCAGCCCCCATTCGGCCAGCACGGTGCGGGCGGAGAACGCCAAGATCACCGAGATCTTCTGCTGGAATCTGCGCTGCTGGCTCGACGGCCATTTGGAGCGCATGCGCAACGTCCTCGACAAGGCGCTCATGTACTGA
- a CDS encoding peptide/nickel transport system permease protein, which produces MSDAVERTMAKPAVASGPARKRERTRLIAPVLGALLLLLFLACALFPGRIAPYDPNHLDYLALLKPPSLAHPFGTDNLGRDMLSRVIFAASIDLQIAIFCTVLPLLFGTMIGALIGYRGGLLDALFGRLVDLSVTVPFLILVIAIVAVLGPGLFNLYVAVSLVGWVPYARLTRSEMMVQSKRDYAAAARAMGFGTWRIVFRHLLPNAITPTIVYWMTDLSLAVLLGSSLGYLGLGAQPPTAEWGVLIADGKNFMTTAWWMSIFPGAAIVMAGLSFSLLGDTLADWLRPK; this is translated from the coding sequence ATGAGCGATGCCGTCGAAAGGACCATGGCGAAGCCCGCCGTGGCGTCCGGCCCCGCCCGCAAGCGTGAGCGCACGCGCCTCATCGCGCCCGTGCTCGGTGCGCTGCTGCTCCTGCTCTTCCTCGCCTGCGCGCTGTTTCCGGGGCGCATCGCTCCTTATGATCCGAACCATCTCGACTATCTGGCGCTGCTCAAGCCGCCGAGCCTCGCCCATCCCTTCGGCACCGACAATCTCGGCCGCGACATGCTCTCGCGCGTGATCTTCGCGGCCTCGATCGACCTGCAGATCGCCATTTTCTGCACTGTCCTGCCCCTGCTGTTCGGCACAATGATCGGGGCGCTCATCGGCTATCGCGGCGGCCTCCTCGACGCGCTGTTCGGGCGGCTCGTCGATCTCAGCGTCACCGTGCCCTTCCTGATCCTGGTGATCGCCATCGTGGCGGTGCTCGGGCCCGGCCTCTTCAACCTCTATGTCGCGGTAAGCCTGGTCGGCTGGGTGCCTTATGCGCGGCTCACGCGCTCCGAGATGATGGTCCAGTCGAAGCGCGACTACGCGGCGGCGGCGCGCGCCATGGGCTTTGGCACCTGGCGCATCGTCTTCCGCCATCTCCTGCCGAATGCCATCACGCCGACCATCGTCTATTGGATGACCGATCTGTCGCTCGCCGTGCTGCTCGGATCGAGCCTCGGCTATCTCGGCCTCGGGGCCCAGCCGCCAACCGCCGAATGGGGCGTGCTGATCGCCGACGGCAAGAACTTCATGACGACAGCCTGGTGGATGTCGATTTTCCCGGGCGCCGCCATCGTCATGGCGGGCCTGTCCTTCAGCCTGCTCGGCGACACGCTCGCCGATTGGTTGCGGCCGAAATGA
- a CDS encoding sulfonate transport system permease protein, translating to MTVSATIPRIAASRPARFDLKRFGRFTAAASGWIVPLSLLGIWQAASAAGLLAANVLPAPADVTAAAVKLGRSGELAENLRVSFLRAFSGFVVGGGIGFALAIANGLSATSEKLLDSTLQMLRNIPHLALIPLVILWFGIDEEAKLFLVSLGVFFPIYLNTLHGIRSVDPQLIEMGKSYGMSHGQLFRRVVLPGALPSIFVGLRYALGIMWLTLIVAETIAANSGIGYMAMQAREFMQTDIVVLAILLYAVLGKLADTVARVLERFCLAWHPAFQAQ from the coding sequence ATGACCGTCAGCGCCACCATTCCGCGCATCGCCGCGTCGCGACCCGCACGCTTCGATCTCAAGCGCTTCGGCCGCTTCACGGCGGCGGCATCCGGCTGGATCGTCCCGCTTTCCCTTCTCGGCATCTGGCAGGCGGCCTCGGCGGCAGGGCTTCTCGCCGCCAATGTGCTGCCGGCGCCCGCCGATGTTACGGCCGCTGCCGTCAAGCTCGGGCGTTCGGGCGAGCTCGCCGAGAATCTGCGCGTCAGCTTCCTGCGCGCCTTTTCGGGCTTCGTGGTCGGCGGCGGCATCGGCTTTGCGCTCGCCATCGCCAACGGCCTCTCGGCAACGAGCGAGAAGCTCCTCGACAGCACTTTGCAGATGCTGCGCAACATCCCGCATCTCGCGCTGATCCCGCTCGTCATCCTCTGGTTCGGCATCGACGAGGAGGCAAAGCTCTTCCTCGTCTCGCTCGGCGTGTTCTTCCCGATCTATCTCAACACGCTGCACGGCATCCGTTCCGTCGACCCGCAACTGATCGAGATGGGCAAGAGCTACGGCATGAGCCATGGCCAGCTCTTCCGGCGCGTGGTCCTGCCGGGGGCGCTGCCCTCGATCTTCGTCGGGCTGCGCTACGCGCTCGGCATCATGTGGCTGACCTTGATCGTCGCCGAGACGATCGCTGCCAATTCCGGCATCGGCTACATGGCCATGCAGGCGCGCGAATTCATGCAGACCGATATCGTCGTCCTAGCGATCCTGCTCTACGCGGTGCTCGGCAAGCTCGCCGACACGGTCGCGCGCGTGCTCGAGCGGTTCTGCCTCGCCTGGCATCCGGCCTTCCAGGCTCAGTGA
- a CDS encoding Phosphoglycerate dehydrogenase codes for MTKHIVFITSPLEPEYVERMRKVAPARLEIIYEPDLYPPTRYACDHKGGPFTRNAAQTGRWQAALARADILWDCPQPPADGPGDIVHAKRLKWVQTTSSGVGQLIKKLGLDKTDVIVTTARGVHSGPLAEWVVMALLMHFRKARFLEAEQRAHRWLRYCDEEVAGRTLLTIGAGDLARGVAVLGRALGMRIIAVARSPDKDRPHAHVFDEIHGVSQLRRLLPQADAIIMTVPDTDETINMLDTAAIAAMRPGCAFVNIGRGNTIDELAMIDALKTGHIGFAALDVATIEPLPGNSPLWDMPNVLICPHSASTVTTENAKITELFCENLAHYLDGRIDRLRNVLDKVLLY; via the coding sequence ATGACGAAGCACATTGTGTTCATCACTTCGCCGCTCGAGCCGGAATATGTCGAGCGCATGCGCAAGGTGGCGCCGGCCCGGCTCGAGATCATCTACGAGCCCGATCTCTATCCCCCGACCCGCTATGCCTGCGACCATAAGGGAGGCCCTTTCACCCGCAACGCGGCGCAGACCGGCCGCTGGCAAGCGGCACTCGCCCGCGCCGATATCCTCTGGGACTGCCCGCAGCCTCCGGCCGATGGCCCGGGCGACATCGTCCATGCCAAGCGCCTCAAATGGGTGCAGACCACGAGCAGCGGCGTCGGCCAGCTGATCAAGAAGCTCGGCCTCGACAAGACCGATGTGATCGTCACAACGGCGCGCGGCGTCCATTCCGGACCGCTCGCCGAATGGGTGGTCATGGCGCTGCTGATGCATTTCCGCAAAGCGCGCTTCCTCGAGGCCGAGCAGCGCGCCCATCGCTGGCTGCGCTATTGCGACGAGGAAGTGGCGGGACGCACCTTGCTGACCATCGGGGCCGGCGATCTGGCGCGCGGCGTCGCGGTTCTCGGCCGCGCGCTCGGCATGCGCATCATCGCAGTGGCGCGCTCGCCCGACAAGGACAGGCCGCACGCGCATGTATTCGACGAGATTCACGGCGTGTCGCAACTGCGCCGCTTGTTGCCGCAGGCGGATGCGATCATCATGACGGTGCCCGACACGGACGAGACCATCAACATGCTCGACACGGCGGCGATCGCGGCGATGCGTCCGGGCTGCGCCTTCGTCAATATCGGCCGCGGCAACACCATCGACGAATTGGCGATGATCGATGCACTCAAGACCGGCCATATCGGCTTCGCGGCGCTCGATGTCGCGACGATCGAGCCCTTGCCGGGGAACAGCCCGCTCTGGGACATGCCGAATGTGCTCATCTGCCCGCATTCCGCGAGTACGGTCACGACCGAGAATGCCAAGATCACCGAGCTGTTCTGCGAGAATCTCGCGCATTATCTCGACGGTCGCATCGACCGCCTGCGCAACGTTCTCGACAAGGTGCTGCTGTATTGA
- a CDS encoding oligopeptide transport system ATP-binding protein has translation MTDALIEIRGLTKHFVRERGLIAALTGRKPPIVHALNGVDLAVRRGETLAIVGESGCGKSTLARCLIRLQEPDAGEILFAGSDARALSGEGRRDFNRRVQMVFQDPYGSLNPRMTIGAQLSEPIRVHGLRSGSDIAERVRQLLVMVGLPADAAARYPHAFSGGQRQRIGIARALALEPQCLIADEIVSALDVSVQAQIINLLVALQRRLELTIIFVSHDLRLVRYIAHRVAVMYLGRIVEAGPTEEVFGDPRHPYTAALMAAAPSLDFTRRVVTEAVAGELPSPLSIPAGCPFHPRCPRAVERCRREAPADWLAGEHRAACHLAGE, from the coding sequence ATGACCGATGCGCTCATCGAGATCCGCGGCTTGACCAAGCATTTCGTCCGAGAGCGCGGCCTGATCGCGGCCCTCACCGGCCGCAAGCCGCCGATCGTGCATGCCCTCAACGGCGTCGACCTCGCGGTGCGGCGCGGCGAGACCTTGGCGATCGTCGGTGAATCGGGTTGCGGCAAGTCGACCTTGGCGCGCTGCCTCATCCGTTTGCAGGAGCCCGATGCCGGCGAGATCCTGTTTGCCGGCAGCGACGCCAGGGCGCTGAGCGGCGAGGGGCGGCGTGATTTCAATCGCCGCGTCCAGATGGTCTTCCAGGATCCCTATGGCTCGCTCAATCCGCGCATGACCATCGGCGCGCAGCTTTCCGAGCCGATCCGCGTGCATGGCTTGCGTTCGGGCAGCGACATCGCCGAACGGGTGCGGCAACTGTTGGTCATGGTCGGCCTGCCGGCCGATGCCGCCGCCCGTTATCCGCACGCCTTCAGCGGCGGCCAGCGCCAGCGCATCGGCATTGCGCGGGCCCTGGCGCTCGAGCCGCAATGCCTGATCGCCGACGAGATCGTCTCGGCGCTCGACGTCTCAGTGCAGGCGCAGATCATCAACCTGCTGGTTGCGCTGCAGAGGCGGCTCGAGCTCACCATCATCTTCGTCTCGCATGATCTGCGCCTGGTGCGCTACATCGCCCATCGAGTCGCCGTCATGTATCTCGGCCGCATCGTCGAGGCGGGACCGACCGAGGAGGTGTTCGGCGATCCGCGCCACCCTTACACGGCAGCCCTGATGGCGGCGGCTCCGAGCCTCGACTTCACTCGTCGCGTGGTGACGGAGGCGGTCGCCGGCGAGCTTCCGAGCCCGCTCTCGATTCCCGCCGGCTGCCCCTTCCATCCGCGCTGCCCGCGCGCCGTCGAGCGCTGCCGGCGCGAGGCGCCGGCCGATTGGCTCGCCGGCGAGCACCGCGCCGCCTGTCACCTTGCCGGAGAATGA
- a CDS encoding peptide/nickel transport system permease protein codes for MLSASYVGRRLAQIVPTLILAVVLVFLLAHLLPGDPAIALLGERATSEAVERTRQAMGVDRPLLEQFGLYVQNLLIGDLGRSMILRVPVAELISQRLPVTVMLTIMSALLAACIAVPFALLAALHRGSALDTLIRGAFQLGVSMPVFYIGLVLLIVLAAGLGWFPVGGFGDTIPDHVYHLALPALTLAMSLSAILMRNLRASLVEVLDAEYVTFATAKGLTRKLVVMRHVLRNAAISTVTLFGLHIGTLIGGAVITETVFAIPGLGRLMVDSIFSRDYQVVQGLTLVIAVLVSLVFLMVDIVLAMLDPRHSA; via the coding sequence ATGCTGTCAGCTTCCTATGTGGGGCGTCGCCTCGCGCAGATCGTTCCCACCCTGATATTGGCCGTGGTGCTGGTCTTCCTCCTGGCGCATCTGTTGCCGGGCGACCCTGCCATCGCGCTCCTCGGGGAGCGTGCCACCAGCGAGGCGGTCGAGCGCACCCGGCAGGCCATGGGGGTCGATCGGCCGCTCCTCGAGCAATTCGGGCTCTATGTGCAAAACCTGCTGATCGGCGATCTCGGCCGCTCGATGATCCTGCGCGTGCCGGTCGCCGAGCTGATCTCGCAGCGTCTGCCGGTCACCGTGATGCTCACCATCATGTCGGCGCTGCTCGCCGCCTGCATCGCGGTGCCATTCGCGCTCCTCGCCGCCTTGCATCGCGGCAGCGCGCTCGACACGCTCATTCGCGGCGCCTTTCAGCTCGGCGTCTCTATGCCGGTCTTCTATATCGGGCTCGTCCTGCTGATCGTCCTGGCCGCGGGCCTCGGCTGGTTTCCGGTCGGCGGCTTCGGCGACACCATCCCCGACCATGTCTACCACCTCGCTCTGCCCGCCCTGACCTTGGCGATGAGCCTCTCGGCCATCCTGATGCGCAATCTGCGCGCCTCGCTGGTCGAGGTGCTGGACGCCGAATATGTGACCTTCGCCACCGCCAAGGGGCTCACCCGCAAGCTGGTCGTCATGCGCCATGTGCTGCGCAACGCCGCCATCTCGACCGTGACCTTGTTCGGCCTGCATATCGGCACGCTGATCGGCGGGGCGGTCATCACCGAGACGGTGTTCGCCATTCCGGGCCTCGGGCGCCTGATGGTCGACAGCATCTTCAGCCGCGACTACCAGGTCGTGCAGGGGCTGACGCTGGTGATCGCCGTCCTGGTCTCGCTGGTCTTCCTCATGGTCGACATCGTGCTCGCCATGCTCGATCCCAGGCATTCTGCATGA
- a CDS encoding NitT/TauT family transport system substrate-binding protein — MPYPTRRGFAAGIAAATALPMPYVRAAADFMEPAQIRMGYAPYISAGPYFIAEAKGYFKKLNLEIIASSHVDGSMSMPMLAAGELDITGATISAGLFNLMNKGAPLRLFMERGRESPGMGSNAILVGNALWEKGFRNLAGYRFARAEKIAISSRGSVAQYLHTMGLERAGLTVDDVHWQWNMSPQVSIPLLKENRVGILNIPLPGAYAAQNAGVGKVATWSDEIAPDFVLACSVATQKFLTEKHSSAVRFCMAIMQANKEYMEAARSGKREILEIIAKGTGLTAEVIDSTRPRWTFMQEDGQPNLKSIYAQQLFWHNRTELLPNLVAEDKLFDDKAIVEARKRLLDKNPFI, encoded by the coding sequence ATGCCCTATCCGACACGGCGTGGTTTCGCCGCGGGCATCGCCGCGGCAACGGCCCTGCCGATGCCTTATGTGCGTGCGGCGGCCGATTTCATGGAGCCCGCCCAGATCCGCATGGGCTATGCGCCCTACATCTCGGCCGGCCCCTATTTCATCGCCGAGGCCAAGGGCTATTTCAAGAAGCTCAATCTGGAGATCATCGCCTCGAGCCATGTCGATGGCAGCATGTCCATGCCGATGCTGGCCGCCGGTGAGCTCGACATCACCGGCGCCACGATCAGCGCTGGCCTCTTCAACCTCATGAACAAGGGAGCGCCGCTACGCCTGTTCATGGAGCGTGGCCGTGAATCGCCCGGCATGGGATCGAACGCCATCCTGGTCGGCAATGCGCTATGGGAGAAGGGCTTCCGCAACCTTGCGGGCTACCGCTTCGCCAGGGCTGAGAAGATCGCCATCTCGTCGCGCGGCAGCGTGGCGCAATATCTGCACACGATGGGACTCGAGCGCGCCGGCCTCACCGTCGACGACGTCCACTGGCAGTGGAACATGTCGCCTCAAGTGAGCATCCCGCTGCTGAAGGAGAACCGGGTCGGCATCCTCAACATCCCGCTGCCGGGCGCTTATGCGGCGCAAAATGCCGGCGTCGGCAAGGTGGCGACCTGGAGCGACGAGATCGCGCCCGATTTCGTGCTGGCCTGCTCGGTCGCCACGCAGAAATTCCTGACCGAGAAGCACTCTTCCGCGGTGCGCTTCTGCATGGCCATCATGCAGGCCAATAAGGAGTATATGGAAGCCGCCAGAAGCGGCAAGCGCGAGATCCTGGAGATCATCGCCAAGGGCACGGGCCTCACCGCCGAGGTCATCGACAGCACGCGCCCGCGCTGGACCTTCATGCAGGAGGACGGGCAGCCCAACCTGAAATCCATCTACGCGCAGCAGCTCTTCTGGCACAATCGCACCGAGCTGCTGCCCAATCTGGTGGCAGAGGACAAGCTCTTCGACGACAAGGCGATCGTCGAGGCCCGCAAGCGGCTCCTCGACAAGAACCCCTTCATTTGA
- a CDS encoding peptide/nickel transport system ATP-binding protein/oligopeptide transport system ATP-binding protein produces MTPPLLGIRDLSVSFATSAGPLTVVDGIDLDIGVGEVVGLVGESGSGKSVTLRAILRLLGRTAHIGGSIAWQGVDLAQLPEPELRRVRGREIAMIFQEPMAALNPVLPIGVQIEESLETHLGLRGRAARARAAELLTMVGIADAKLRLAAYPHEFSGGMRQRVMIAIALAAGPKLLLADEPTTALDVTIQDQILKLLLRLRRELEMSIVLVTHDLAVVAQSCDRVAVLYAGRVMEVGPVDEVLRRPAHAYTLGLIGAVPSSHKPREPLTNIPGSPPSLAALPQGCRFAPRCSFVEPACLMGRLEPRALTPAHLSSCLRSEAVLARSKADIGEPA; encoded by the coding sequence ATGACGCCTCCGCTGCTTGGCATCCGCGATCTCAGCGTCAGCTTCGCGACGAGCGCCGGTCCGTTGACGGTGGTCGACGGCATCGACCTCGATATCGGGGTTGGCGAAGTGGTCGGCCTCGTGGGTGAATCGGGATCGGGAAAGAGCGTGACCTTGCGGGCGATCCTGCGCCTGCTCGGACGAACCGCGCATATCGGCGGCAGCATCGCCTGGCAGGGCGTCGATCTGGCGCAACTGCCCGAGCCGGAGTTGCGCCGGGTGCGCGGGCGCGAGATCGCCATGATCTTCCAGGAGCCGATGGCGGCGCTCAACCCGGTGCTGCCGATCGGCGTGCAGATCGAGGAGAGCCTCGAGACCCATCTCGGTTTGCGGGGGCGTGCCGCGCGCGCCCGCGCCGCCGAGCTCCTCACCATGGTCGGCATCGCAGACGCCAAGCTCAGGCTCGCCGCTTATCCGCATGAATTCTCGGGCGGCATGCGCCAGCGCGTCATGATCGCCATCGCGCTCGCGGCCGGCCCGAAGCTGCTCTTGGCCGACGAGCCGACCACGGCTCTCGACGTCACCATCCAGGACCAGATCCTCAAGCTCCTCTTGCGCCTGCGGCGCGAGCTCGAGATGAGCATCGTGCTCGTCACTCATGATCTTGCGGTCGTGGCGCAGAGCTGCGACCGGGTCGCGGTCCTCTATGCCGGACGCGTCATGGAGGTCGGCCCGGTCGACGAAGTCCTGCGGCGGCCGGCTCATGCCTATACGCTCGGTCTCATCGGGGCCGTGCCTTCGAGCCACAAGCCGCGCGAGCCCTTGACCAACATCCCGGGCAGCCCGCCTTCGCTCGCGGCGCTGCCGCAAGGCTGCCGCTTCGCGCCGCGCTGCAGCTTCGTCGAGCCTGCTTGCCTTATGGGTCGGCTCGAGCCACGGGCGCTGACGCCGGCCCACCTCTCTTCCTGCCTGCGCAGCGAGGCGGTGCTGGCGCGTTCGAAGGCCGACATCGGTGAGCCCGCATGA